A window of Cydia fagiglandana chromosome Z, ilCydFagi1.1, whole genome shotgun sequence genomic DNA:
GAACAATTTCGCCCGTACTAGTTTCTACTGCGTAATCTGAGCTACCTAAACTTTCTTTAATAATTCCTTCGAGCCACCTGTCCGCATTCCTCGAGCTGTAATTTCTGTACCAAATCATATCTCCCGCTTGGAAACCCCGATGCGCACCGCCAGCAGCGCGTTGATGCCGCGCCTGCGCTTCGCGCGCGTGCGCCCCTCTCTCCGGTTTTAAACAATCCAGACGTGTGCGTAAACTTCTACCTTGTAAAATGTTGGCAGGACTGTCCCCCGACAAACTATGTATTGTATTTCTGTAAATTAAAAGGAATCTACTCAGAGCTATTTCCGCATCGAGTTTCTGTTTTTGTGCCTTGATCAAAACgtgtttacatatttttacagcGCTTTCCGCCGCACCGTTCGACGAAGGATGGTATGGGGCTGTAAATATATGCTCCACGCCGTTACTTTTAATGAAAAACTGAAATTCGTGACTAGAAAAGGGAGGTCCGTTGACTGATACTACCTGTTTAGGTATACCAAACCTAGCCCAAATTTCTCGCAATTTAGCGATGACAGCGGCCGCAGTAGTACTCGCCATCTTGATAACCTCGATCCACTTAGAACACGCGTCTACCATTACTAGGTACATAACTCCTGCGAGGGGACCTAAAAAATCTAGGTGTAACCTGGTCCATGGGCGCTCCGGCCAGGGCCAGGCGCGCGGGGCCTGTGCTGGCGGCGCACTGGCCGTCGCCGCGCACACGGCGCACGCGCCGCACGTCTGCTCAATCGCTTCATCCATACCCGGAAACCAGGCATAACTTCTCGCTAATGATTTGGTCTTTACTACTCCCATATGAGTTTCATGAAGTTCCCTAATAACCTTGTCTTGGCAGCCCACCGGAATGACCACTCGGTGTCCCCACATAATGCATCCCAGTTCTAAATAAAGTTCCTTCCTACGATTGAAATACGGTTTCAATTGTTCTATTTCTATGGAATCTGGCCACCcatctaaaataaaacttgttaCGCGAGACAGTAACGGGTCTTTCCTAGTTTCAGCCTTTAGCACTTTATAATCTAATAGCAAGGCGTCAGACGCAAAGTGGAGATAGGTTTGTTCTGGTTCTCTTTTCTCATTCTCCGCTTCACTTACTTTATGCGCCTTGATAAGTCGCGATAAGACATCTGCCACGTTTTGCTCTGATCTGACGTATTCTATGTCGAAATCGTACGCCGACAAGCATAAAGCCCATCTTTGTAATCTACTGGCCGTCATACTCGGTACGCCTACATTGGGTCCAAAATACTAACCAGGGGCTTATGATCTGTTCGCAAAGAAAAACGCCTACCATATAAGTATCGGTGAAAACGTTTGACCGCAAAATAGATTGATAACGCCTCTTTATGAATTTGGCTATAATTGCGCTCAGCCGCGGTAAGCGCGCGCGACGCGTACGCTAAAGGACGCTCGGAGCCGTCGGGGTAACGCTGAGCCAAAATGGCACCTACTGCGAAGGAACTAGCGTCACTTGTGACCACCACCTCTAACGCGGGGTCGTAGTGCGCGAGCACCTCGGCACTTGACAACATACTTTTTACCCTATCAAACGCTATAATCTGTTGGTCACCCCACTGCCATCTAGTGTGTTTTTGTAACAACGCATGAAGTGGCGCCAAATAATTACCGAGATGCTTGATGAACTTAGCATAAAAATTAACCATGTCTAAAAATGATCGGAGTTCACTGACATTACTAGGGTACGGCATTTCCAAGATCGGTTTTATTTTAGCTTTGTCTACACTTACACCCCTTTTGTCAATAACATACCCCAAATACGTCACCTTTTCTTGTAAAAATACgcatttttccttttttaattttaaaccatGCGCCTGCAATCTAGCTAGAACCGTATTTACCGTAGCTAAATGTTGCTTTAAGTCACTTCCCGTAATTAAAATATCATCGTAGAACACAACCACGTTATCAATACCTTGTAGGAGGTTACTCATCAACCTTTGAAAAATACCTGGACTGAAGCTAAGCCAAAAACCAATCTATTATATGTGAATAACCCTCGGTGCgtgtttattcatattcatattcatatattttattcataatagtTCGTATTAcatgtcaaaaatattgtttacaagaaattatttacaaaataagatttgtaacattttacataataatatgatatacaattaaaaattaaatataaatctaaGTTTGGGTACTTATTTTGTACTCCATAAACTCATTAAAGCTGTAAAAAGTGTGCTCGATAAGCCATCGTTTCAGTTGTATTTTAAAGCTCATTAATGACGGCGCATTCGTGACATGACTCGGCAGTCTGTTGTACACAGTCGGCCCCATCACGTGGGTTAGTTTCGCTGACTTGGCTAATCTATGCTTAACACCCAGGAGCCTGTGGGCATTCCGCAAGTTACGACCGTGCACGTCAGCTCCTCTCGCGTATTCATTAAGGTGGCATCGCACATAGACAGCTACTTGGTATATGACTACAGAGGGCAGCGTGAGTATCTGGAGGTCCTTAAAGAGTGGTTTTGCAGATGTATTTTGTCCTACCTGTACAATCGCTCGGACGGCTCTTTTCTGCATTCGGAAGACACGCTCCCATTCGGCAGCGCGGCCCCACAGCTCCGCACCGTATTGGAGGATCGAGTGGACAGTGGCAAAATAGCAGGACCTCACCACATCCCTGGGCACCACCCTTGCCAGGCGTCGCAGTGCGAAGCAGGCACCCGCCAGTTTGTTACAAACTTTAATAGTGTGTGCTTCCCACTGGAGGCCCCTATCAAGTTCAATGCCCAGAAATGCGGCGCTTTGGACCCGGTCTATTCTGACACGGTCCACGAGTACCACTAGATCTCTAGGATCTCTTCCAGCAAGATTGAAATGAAGGaaattggtcttttttaagttAAGTGCTAA
This region includes:
- the LOC134679219 gene encoding uncharacterized protein K02A2.6-like, whose amino-acid sequence is MTASRLQRWALCLSAYDFDIEYVRSEQNVADVLSRLIKAHKVSEAENEKREPEQTYLHFASDALLLDYKVLKAETRKDPLLSRVTSFILDGWPDSIEIEQLKPYFNRRKELYLELGCIMWGHRVVIPVGCQDKVIRELHETHMGVVKTKSLARSYAWFPGMDEAIEQTCGACAVCAATASAPPAQAPRAWPWPERPWTREGRTRAKRRRGINALLAVRIGVSKREI